ATCATAAAAAAAAGAAAAATAAACGTATTTTCTATTGCAACTGTCGTCAGTCTCGGGTACACTTTTCCTATTCACAGTTTAGGGGAGCGTGTCATGGAAAACTTTTTTCATTTGAAAGACAATAAGACCACGCCAATGACCGAGGTCATGGCAGGTCTAACCACATTTTTTGCAATGTCATATATTTTATTCGTTAATCCCCAAGTCCTATCACAGACGGGGATGCCGGCACAGGCCGTTTTCTTGGCAACGATCATTGCCAGTGCGGTTGGAACGCTGGTCATGGGTCTTTTCGCTAATGTGCCGTACGCGTTGGCACCAGGCATGGGACTCAATGCTTTCTTCACTTATACGGTTGTTTTCGCGCTGGGATTCAGTTGGCAAGAAGCCTTGGCGCTGGTCTTCATTTGTGGCGTGATCAACATTTTAATCACTGTCACCAAAATTCGGAAATTAATCATTGTCGCGATTCCAGAAACCATTCAGCATGCGATTGGCGGTGGGATCGGGGTCTTCGTGGCTTACATTGGGATCAAGAACGCCGGCTTCTTACAATTTACTTCTGAAGCTTCCAGCATTAACACCATCAACGGCCAACCGTTGAAGGCGGGCGCACTGACGCTCAAACATGGGGTTGAATCGGTTGTTTCCAACGGTGGCATTGTGCCGGCACTGGTTAACTTCACCCAAGCAGGCGCTTTGCTGGCCCTGATTGGTTTGATCATCATGGTTATTCTGAACGTCAAAAAAGTTCCCGGCGCAATTCTGATCGGGATTCTGCTGACGACCATCATTGGGATTCCAATGGGCGTGACCAACTTGCATCTGAGCGCTGCAAATTCCTTTAGCAGCACTTTTGCATCATTGCAGACAACCTTTGGCGCCGCTTTTTCCGCTAAGGGGATGGGATCGTTATTTACCAGCCCAGACAAAATTGCCCTGTCAATCATGACCATTTTTGCTTTCAGTTTCTCCGACATTTTCGACACATTGGGAACCTTCATCGGCACAGGCCGGCGCACCGGGATTTTCTCGGATGCTGACGAACGTGCTCTGGAACAAGGTTCAGGCTTCTCGTCTAAAATGGATCGCGCCCTGTTTGCAGATTCAATTGCGACAGGTGTTGGCTCCATCTTCGGTACCAGTAACGTCACGACCTATGTTGAAAGTGCTGCCGGCATCGGTGCTGGTGGCCGAACTGGGCTGACTTCGGTTGTCGTTGCCGGCATGTTCCTGCTCAGCTCAGTCTTTGCGCCATTCATCGCCATTGTACCGACCCAAGCTTTGGCACCTGCCTTGATCTTGGTCGGGATCATGATGATGAGCACCTTCAAGGAAATCGAATGGGAAGATCTTTCCCAAGCCGTTCCGGCCTTCATGGCATCCATCGTCATGGGCTTTGTCTACAACATCTCATACGGGATCGCGGCAGGCTTCATTTTCTATTGCCTGATCAAGCTGATCACCGGCAAGGTTAAGGAAATCCACCCAGTTTTGGCAATTGTCACAATCGGGTTCATTCTGAACTTCGTGATTCTGGCATCGCTGTAACACACAACTAACGGCTGTCTTTTAAAAGAAGCTGAAACAGACACTGCCACTGCGCTGTAACCAAACGCGCAGGGCGGCAATCTGTTTCAGCTTCTTTTTGATGGGCGACTCGTGGTATCCTCAAGCTGAGGTGAGACAAGATGACACTAAAAACAATTTGTCATTTAGATACAACTGAACGCTGGTCACACCTGGCGTCCAATCTCGACAACTATCTGGCGGCGGAGCCAGATGCAGACATCGAAGTGCTGGTGAATGGTGATGGCATCACCGTCTTTTTTGACCAAAAGGTAGCCGCCTTCATCGCTGCGCATCCTCAGGTTCACTTTTTTGCCTGCCACAATTCCCTACAGCAACGTCACTTGGACGAAACAAAATTACCGGCTGGCGTACCAGTGGTGCCGGTCGGGGTTGTTAAACTGGCACAAGCTGAGGCGGCTGGGTATGGGTACATAAAGCCTTAAAAATAGACCTGCTCATTTTGAGCCTGCCTTATTATATTGACGAGGTCATGTCATAGAGGAGAAGGTGTTAATTATGCCTTTCCCGCCGTCTGCGGTTCCGTGTTAAATGGCACCAAATTCCGTTCGATTGCCTCGCGCTGATCTTCCAAGAATGGTGGTAATTCGAGGTGAACACCGGCTTCTTCGTAGGTTTCATCTAGTAGGAAGCCTGGACCATCTGTCGCAATTTCAAACAGAATGTCTGGAATTGGTCGGAAGTATTCGGAGGCGAAGTAGAAGCGATCAACGAAGCCTGATGAGTTTAAACCAGCAGCACCGATTTTTTCGATCCAGTGCTGGAGGCTGTCGCGATCATCGGTGCGGAAAGCAAGGTGATGAACGCCGCCGAAACCTTGATAAGCGGCCGGAATCAGACGTTGATAGTCGATAATGACT
This genomic window from Lacticaseibacillus paracasei subsp. paracasei contains:
- a CDS encoding NCS2 family permease produces the protein MENFFHLKDNKTTPMTEVMAGLTTFFAMSYILFVNPQVLSQTGMPAQAVFLATIIASAVGTLVMGLFANVPYALAPGMGLNAFFTYTVVFALGFSWQEALALVFICGVINILITVTKIRKLIIVAIPETIQHAIGGGIGVFVAYIGIKNAGFLQFTSEASSINTINGQPLKAGALTLKHGVESVVSNGGIVPALVNFTQAGALLALIGLIIMVILNVKKVPGAILIGILLTTIIGIPMGVTNLHLSAANSFSSTFASLQTTFGAAFSAKGMGSLFTSPDKIALSIMTIFAFSFSDIFDTLGTFIGTGRRTGIFSDADERALEQGSGFSSKMDRALFADSIATGVGSIFGTSNVTTYVESAAGIGAGGRTGLTSVVVAGMFLLSSVFAPFIAIVPTQALAPALILVGIMMMSTFKEIEWEDLSQAVPAFMASIVMGFVYNISYGIAAGFIFYCLIKLITGKVKEIHPVLAIVTIGFILNFVILASL
- a CDS encoding DsrE family protein: MTLKTICHLDTTERWSHLASNLDNYLAAEPDADIEVLVNGDGITVFFDQKVAAFIAAHPQVHFFACHNSLQQRHLDETKLPAGVPVVPVGVVKLAQAEAAGYGYIKP